ACTTCTTTACTTTGAAATTTACCAGCCTAGCGGCCATTCACTGTCCAAGTTATCCGGCACACAGCTATTAAACGGTCATGCTTAAGTGTACAACATGCACACCGTAGTACAACTGATTTTTTATGCCAACCCAGACACACAGTTGAACCTACCATGCGACTTGCTTTCTTGTTCACTTGAGCCATTTCGAATGTCAAtcactttgatttttttcttctgcgACTCAGAACTACTTTCCTGAGTTGCGCTCCTCTTGCGTTCGACGCCTGTCGGATGGACATCGTTCTGTGAAAACTGAAGGACAATTAAATCAACCAGAGTCCtatatcatttcactttgaatttacgcatgcgctGTCAAATTCACATTCAAACCTCCTGCGTCCATCCGGTTTCCTCTGGATCATCAATCTCTGGTGCAACAGGAAGATAATAAATGGAATCCGGATCTTCATCATTCTCCTCGTCACTATGAAAGTCaagtacagaaaaaaaaagaaacaaagatgaTTAAGAAATCACATCATTCAGGAAAAATAAGATTCCAAGATTAGTGCACTTTGGGACTGCGTTAGATAACATTACTGTACCTGCTGCACAAAGCTGGAATTCTTTCTACAGTGCACACATCAACTTCATCTTCTTCTCCTGCCTCAGTTTCAGAAGGCACTTCGGCTTCCTCATCTTCGTCTTCCTGATATAAAACAAAGCGAGCAAGATGTTAACTTTGTTGAATTAGACAACTGGAGTACATTAGTCTGATCCTAACCCTGGCTTGTGTGTTCCACCTTCATGCACCCCACCAGGAAGGGGGATAGTGTTCGCTGGTAAGGACAATTCCACTGAACAGAGAAAACACAGTAATGTCTGAATGAGAACACATAAGGATTGAGGACTCTAGCCAATAGGAACAAGACTTACATCCACTATTCCACGCAAGTTTCAAGCTTCTCAGCACTTTGGAAGAGGCTCACATTTTTGATGAAATCTAGCTACAAATCGGCCAAAACCTCTATGAATGATATTCCTTTCAGGACAAAAGAGTAATAATTTTGCAATTCCTTTgatttttgaaagcaaaatccAAGCCAATTAAGCCTTAGAGTCATGCTTTTCCAGAGCTGTTGGTATCCTCTCACAGGCTGTACATCTGCTTTGCattatgattggctcattgGATTGTTGGCCTTTGTTGTGATTAACCAAATCGTTTTTTAAAacgatttaaaaaaatgattcttgggtttttgcttttcagaCACTGGATTGAAAACCACTCCAAAGCATGTTTCACTTGGAAGATTGTCATTTCTAATAATGGCTTCATTTATTGACACAGTAatcaatattaataaattattattggtatgTATCATACTCACAATGTCAAactcgttttctttttcttcatacTCAACATTCTCATCCAGCTCTTTAAAATCTGGAGcaaaagcactccagttttcctgttcaaaaaattaatagaacTAATTACCTCTTGCTAACTAAGTTTGAGGGATGTACCGAAAGTTATGGACtgtgttttttccacttcactGTGtgtgaagtggaaaaaacaaggtgTCACAACTTACAGTAAATACCAAGGAAACGTcaggttagtaagatgtttatcaTATCTCTTAGAAACTGAATCAAGCTGGAAAACATACCAGGAAGTCAAGCGGTCCATACTTTAGAATATGGACcactaaatcaaccaatcaaagtGCACATAGCACCTCAGAGAGTACTAAAAGGAAGCTGAACATTTTTCATGGCAAAAATCAATAACTAAGTTGTAGAGTAAGAGTTAGTGTTCTGCCCCTTTCCAATCAATATATAAATAGAATGATACTTACAACATGATTTTGAGCCCAAATTGAAACAACTCCACTTGAAATTGATGCAATTATTGGCCGTATTGGATGCCACTgggagagaaaaaaagggtAAATGCCACATTAAAAGGAGGTTTAAAATGCAGTATTGTTAGAGCAACTGCAATGTCCAATGGATGAAGGCTTGTCCAAAATTACCCTCAAAACCAGCAACTAAGGCAACATAATGTTTACTTTCAACATTGCACACCTCTTGGCAACAGTTATGTGTTATCTATAAACCAGAATAAGACTGTGATAAAGAAGTCCTGAATAGTTTCAAGTACCATGCAATTAATATGATTCATTATCATTACAAAGACGTGAATAAAAATTAGGATAATGTGATCTTACCACCACATCAAGCAACAATTCACCCTTTGTTCCATGGAGAATCTTCACCAGATTACCAACTCCCTTTTCCCAGATGTAAAGTGCATGGGTTCGGGATGATCCTGTTTCAATACAACCCAAAGAATGATTAAAATTCTTCCAAACTTCCTTCTCAAAAGGCACAGGTAAGTTTGCTGTGACTTTAAAAAACACAAGCACAGACTTCTTGCTCTCTACTCACAGAATCTACTAACCTACTGAGGTACAGCAACTGTTGTAACAATGCCTGATAAGCAATTGCTGTAACAACATCTGATAAGAACAGGGACCTCTTTCTCAACAGTCTCAAAGATTTTTGTGCGTATTttgggtgccacaattccctttatataatattatatttacAATGCTGAGGTTTTAAGCCATCAAACTCAATCCTCTTGCTTTTccttacattaaaaacttATTAAAGGAAGCAGGCCTCAGGGACTAAAACTGCGACTGTACGGATCCACGGATATCAACCTACAAGCCAACACAGCTGCATTTTAGAATGAAGTGACTTTCCCCTTTTCAGAGTTTGATTTACCTGCACAAATGTATTCTCCATCACCAGAGAAGCAACATTTCTTCCACAGAGTTCTattttcgagaaaaaaaaatcaacattatGTTAACCCCAAATATTAGCACAGTTATTTTGAAGAACACTAGGGTAacacagaaaacaatgaaaatgaataaaaatggaggtgattttttcatttttgataaaaaaaaaaacaaaacaaaacaaaacataaaggTCCAGCTATCACCTGTTGACAAGGTCTTGGAGTTTTTGAATTGGTTCTGGCTCAGCACCTTCAGTTCCTTGACATGACAACACAATCTGACTGTCAAAAACTCTAATTATTCTGTCTTGTGAGTTGATGAGAAATGCACTGAAATAGACAAAAAGGGAGAATCAGTAGTTGTAAACCAAGATGAATGGCTGCTGAGCATAGAACGGTAAAGGAATGTAAAATGCAAGAATCTTCAAGAATCACTTTTACAATGATTAATCTACATTTTATGCTCTTTCATTTAAATACACATATTTAGACCTACAATAGATCTTGctcataaaattattgtaccAATAACATACACCTGTTTTAAGTTCTAGGGGTTTTAAGCCAATGTGATAAACGACTAAAGAGAACATACCTTCCCCTTCGAGCAAACTCTATGGCTTTAACAGCTGTATTGGCACTTGTTCCTGTTTGTATTCGGAATTCTGTTACCACcttaaataagaaataaaaggcAACCATGTCAGTGTCTCCATCTAAGATTATGAATAACTGACTTGCTTTCTACTATACTAACTGACAAGCATTGTCAGGTTACATGAGAGTAACATACTTCGTAAGTCTCTGCATCAATGACCAACACCTAAAGAAAAGTCACATTTTGTTagaattattttgaaatatccaCTGAACTCATATTAATCACAACAGAAAGATTTCACAATGCCACACCACCTTTCCTTTTGAATTCCCTGTGTATATGTATTCTCCTTTTCTGTCAAATGATGCCACAATGTTCTGTTCAGACTAAAGTGAATTTGCAAGATGTGTCAGaggtaaaattattatttcttgccTCCCTGAGGAACCGGATGTGCAAACAAAACATGGATGGCAACCCGAAGTGaactgttttcctatttaacttgtcttgaCACCACCAAAGTTGTATTAAGTATCTTTTGCCTCGTAGAGATGATTAGTTTGGAAATCTGAGAGAGAGCAATGTACTGGCATGCAAAGTGTTTAAGGTTCCATCCATCCGAGGGTTGTCCATTACTgcgacataatgagattcatgattctttgtgatagacatcacaaagtgtcccctcacCCTTACCAAATAGTAACGGTTTTGCAATGCATCAAGAACGGGACACTTAGTGACACTTTCTGATGTCTATTGTAAAGTaccgtgaatctcattatgtcacagtactGGACATGTATGTTCCACCCAGGCCCAAAAACATTGTACCTCTGAGCTCTCTTATGCTAAATCAAAAGAACACTAGAAGAAGTCAAGGGATAGTTGTGGTTACCTCTCCACCAGCTGGCAGTGAGTGATGCTGGCCATCCAGTTTTACAAGTACAGGAGCGTGTTTCATTGGACAAACAAGGATCACTTTACTGTTACGAGAAAAAATAAGAGTTAAATTCGACAGATTGAGACATAATGAGATAAAGAATATGGCAGCACAGTGTACACTAAATCCTCACTAGTAGAAGAGAGGAAAGGTTCCAAGATCCTATCGCCTTACAGGATTCTTGCACACAGTCACTTTGcatatatatttctttctcaagaatttgaaaacaagtccTTACATGTATAACTGCAagccaataataatatatttcatAAATCAGTTGTCAAATGAATGTTTATAATATAAGAAGTACATACTTGTTTCTAGGGTGGAACTGCACTTTGCTGACAGGAGATTGAAAGCGATATTTCTGATCGCATTCCCCTGAGAGGACATCCCATACGGACACATTCCAGTCTGTTGAACCACTTAATAATTTACGACCATTGCGACTCCAACTGTTTAAAGAGTGAACCGGTTCATTacaatattaatttattaatgcAATTTCAAACTACCAGTGTttggatttaaaaaaataatatttcattaCCTGACTGAGGTTACTGGATGCACATGAGCACTAAGAATTTTGGCAATTCCTCTAGTTAGAAAATCCCAGATGACAATACGACCATCATTACAACCCACAGCTAGGAGAGAACCTCTGCGATTGAAAGTTGCTGTCACTGCAACACTAACTGAGTCCAAGCTTCCATCATATTCCTAGAGAGATGTTTTTAGAGAAGGCATACAGGAAAACCATTTACTGTGTAAAGTGGTCATGTACATTTAGAATCCCTcttcaaatacaaaacaaaacaaaaaattaatgatagcAAGCTGGTTGGGTTTCAACAAGTGACATTAAGATTGAGGTACAAGAATGAATAACTACAACAACGTTTTTAAATCTAAGCAGGGGCATTCTTGAAGATTTTAACATTTAAATTGAATTGGCTAAATGCCCTGAAGGCAAAATTTTCTATTCATTGTTCACAAGGGTGATGTGTTGACTGCTTGCTGggatttcaaaatgtttccaAAGTAGGTGCCTGGGTTGGTTGAAGAAAGTGCTGGTCACTCTAAGACTTATTCTTTATGAGGCTTTGAGTAAAAATCAAGGCAGAGTATCTGATGGTAAGAGGCAAATTTCTGACATCACAGAAGGAAGTACATTGCTGGTAGCCACCTTCTAATGAAAATCCTGCTTATGCAGTGGTGAAAtgaaaacctgaaaaattcaggtctgAACAGGATTGGAACCCTGTAATGCCAGTGCATAGGCAGTGTTTATAAATGCCATGATCATGCAACCCTTAATTAAGTTTCACCATGTTGTCCAAAGGTATGAATTTCGTATATTCTGCACTGATACTCATTGTTGTGCTTCAACTTTAGGAGTGTTATTGATACAAACGTCCTCGTTTTTACAAAAGTCGTACTTTTGTACATCAAGGTTGCTTTTACAAAAGTAACGTGGTTTGTTCAAAACAAGGACACTAGACAGTGCTTCAATTCCACTTTTAGGACAAGttatttttcaagaatttaaACTGTCTTAATTCTCACTTCTCTTACCTCAGGGTAGCTTTGACCAAAAGACTCTGAAAATCAATAACATTTTATGAAGACacgtcaattttttaaaaacttagATTTGGAACAATAGGTGCTAGTAAGTTCGCAAGATACAAGTGCCTTGACCGGTGGGTAGGGTATGAACGCGTAGCCGTACTCACCCCACGACGGAGGTCGGCTAGCTTATGcttttttgttgatttcaaAGATTTCCGCGGAGACTGTTCTACGAATTGACGAACTTTTTGCCGCGACTTAGTATCACCCTCAGAGACAACAGTAAACACATCTTATGTCAAATTTATCGTGCCTGATTACCAACTTCGTCCCTAAAAACAGCTGGAAAGAAGCTCGATGAGGTCGAAAAACGTTCAGGTTGTCGCTACTCACGGAGAAGTTCAAGGTTCATGACGAACTCCGGGTTCGATTCCTCTGATGAAAGATCCTTCTCAACAAACACTCACTACAAAGAGAAAATCAAGGACGAATCCCGTCTAAGACATTTCTTCGAGCCTGAAATCTCCGCTATACTCTACAGTCGGTCTATCGTGCTGCTTCAACGTTTACTGACTAGCGTCAGCGGTTGTGACCTGAAGGGTGCGCGCGCACACGCTGTAGCGTCGCGGCTGCCGCGTCGTGACGTGTTTTTGGTGAGCGTTTTGTTTGCGTTGGTTACTCTTAGAGAACGTTTCATTTGACGTTATTTCGATAAATGTTAAAGGTTTTTGGTTGTTAAGGATCGTTGGAAATGTCGCGTCGAAAAAAGGTAGGATCGTCGGTGCGTAGAGTACGGTGAAACGTTTTGCGAAGCGCTGAGCATGAATGACTACAAAATGCTCCTTCGCCATTTCAACTATCTGCAAATATGGCAGCTGGCAATTTTAACACTTAAGATAAACACGAAAACCAGCTTTTTTTGCAGTATTTAGATACTGTATGATGCTAGCATAAAATGAAAGAttgtttgatgtttttgtttcggTTTAAAAGTCAATAAGAAGTTATGTTTTATCGCGTGAGTCTTAAATTTTAATAACACCCGTTATGTAGATTGTATCGCTAGATCTGTGCATGCATAAGTTATTAATTGTGAGTagcttttggtttttgtttaacTACTGTACATTTATAAATCCCCTGATTTATTGGTGTTGGTAAAATATGTGTTTTgacgcgaaaaaaaaaaatgatgcaaATTTTTCTCGTGTTAGTTGATCCAGAGAAAATGGATTGTCTTGTTACTAAAGGATTCAAGCAACATTTCTAAGCGGCAAATTAAGAAGAACAAATTTGATAGTTAAGATAGTGTCGATAAAAGTTGTACAAATTAGGGTCATTCATGGAAAtgtcaatgaaaaagaaatgcttGAAATGGACTACCTGATTTAGTAGATTAATTTATGGATTTGTGTTTGGACACAAAATGGAAAGAGAAATCAGTCAGTGCAGTGAGATAGAATTGAGGTAAAGAGAACTTTACTAAGCagtgattttatatttaaatTGTAGAATGcaacaaatgcaaataatgcaagtgatgatacttttggtgAATGGAATGAAGAGGAGAGAAACAGACTTACAGATGCTCTAAAAAGGTATCACTTGAAAAGATTATTtactttgctttgttttaattgTGGTATTGCTTGTTATGCTTTGAAAGATGAATCAAATTAAACTGTGACAGATTTGTGAAATGGCTCTTACTTTAAAATTAACGACCTGTaaattcaaagcaatttttttttattgcttattgtttttcaaaggaagacgaacttttttgaacaaaagttatttacttttaaaaaaagttcACTAAAGTACTAAATTTACTAAAGTAAGTTAAATATTTACTCTTCAGGGATCTTTAATATTGAAGAATAAATCAAAATATGTGCTTGTTCAGTGCCTCTTATTTAGTTAATGGTTGAAGTCCTCAGTGTTAATTAGGTCAACTTTTTATTCCATCCTAAACAGGGACAGTGGAGAAAACAACTGGCGTTGGATTGCAAGAcaagtgaaaacaaagacagtggcacaggttttgtttttgctttgagCATCTTAAAATAATACTTGCAACAAAAGAGTACACCTTGAAAgatgtgtttctttttatttctgaactttttttcttcatgaagGTGAAAGAATTTGCATCAAAGCTCAATACTGATAAGCAACCTGTTTATTCAAGAGCCACAGCCCTCGAGCAGCAATCCAAGTCTGGTAAGTTTATCATTTGTAAGGTCTTAGTAGTAGCATCATAGATGTTAGTGTATCCTTTGCAAATAaccagattaaaaaaaaaatgaaggtggatttctttccattttgaGACCATGAAGAGAAGAGCTCTTTATGTCTAAGCAATATTGTTGATCCTTAGTATGGCCTGTGATTCCTACAACCCAGGTGTGTTAACCCTTACCAACTACTTGTGTTGTGTATCTGTCATTCTGATATGAAGGAGGGAAGAGTGGGAAACAATCTTTGTAGAGTCAAGCAGCATGACATGACTTGCAAGATCTCTGAGCAGTGCAACTATTTAAGTACATCAATGTGTCCAGGGATAGCAGTTGACTGGTACTGCACTTTCAAGATAAACATCATGATAACAGCaccatttttgttgtgttgcATTAAGTCTTATTTAGCTTTGTTTCTTGTTCAAGGTAAAAGACCAATTGCACCTAAAGATGATGGTCCACTTGAGGTAAGTTAATTGAAGTTTTTGTCCTGCTGTAGGTGGGACAAACTAAACAAACAATGAATAACTACATGTTAGACCCCAGTTCCAGCTGTGCTTCATCATTGTAGACAAGAGAAAACGTTTCAAACCTCTTGGCTCTTTCTTCCCTTCTACAAATGGGATTTGATAGCAAAGGACTCaatgaattttccttttgggCAAAAAGCTCTTTGAGGCAGAGTTGTGCTCATCTTATCttgctttaaaattattaatactcGTACAAAGAGACTCTATTCTGGTTAATGTGTCATGTTGCATTATATCAGGGGTGGATTAATGCCACTAAAAGGATGAGGGATGAAAATGATGTTGATGGCACATGCATTCCACAGGTAGGATGTGGGTTTGATGTTTAATGCACAGTTTTGTATAAACCCTCAGCTTATATTTAGCAGATGAAATTCCAAAAGCCTGTCAGGAAGTTCAAAAGATATTAGAAGTAACTTGTGTAGAAATATCAATGTGACTTTCGAGAAACTTTGcacagtgtttttttttttgtcgtacTTCTTTAATAATAACTAGTCTACTACTAggatttgttttcttgttttaattttacatACAATGTGAAATTAATTGAAAGCTTATTGCAAGCCAAGAGATTGTTATCCTTTCCTGAAAGGCTTTAATGAAAGGGAAAGATAACGTTGAACTTGGAGTGGCCTCATGCCCCTCAAAACAGAATGAAAGATCAAGATCACAAGAACACACAGGCACTTCAGATAACAATTCAAATGGAACAAATGAGTGTGAGAACATCATTGAGGACAATCCAGAAGATAGTATTCCTTTCAGTGAAGATGTGGATCAGCGAGAAAGCATATTGTCTCCAGCCCCTGTGGTTGTGGATCCAAAATTGGAGTCTGCTATGgtaagaaataagaaatatgTTATAACAGAGTATTAAAGTCTCTGAAATGCATGTTACTTCtttaagaataatttaatttattcaatgcCAGTAGTTCCTTTTTAAACCATTTTCCATCCTAAACTAAACTTTGCTAATGGCAACCACTATCGTTTATTGTTTGTTCCCATCATGTTAAAAGTTTGCAACCTTATCGTGGTTGAAGAGTGTTCAGCAATTTATAATTATCTTTCTTACATTGATTATTACTCAAGAGAGTGatgccatttttttctttcagaaagaacttttggaaaatcaaaaacaaatgaTAGAAGAAATCTCTCTATTACGGTCAAGACTTGATGAGAACTTGCAGTCCATCAATGGTCTCTCTCAGACATCAGTCATGGACTTACTAAACAAAATGAACAGCCGGATTGATGAGCTTTACAAAATTGCACCACATGGTCTGTGTAATGGAACTGTGATAATTCAAACACCTTCTCATGCTAATGTCATACACAAACCAATGCTGGATTCTTGCAGTTCCTGTAGAGTTGACAAGGAAGGTGAAAGATGCAGTGGCTCAGAAAATGTTGATAACAGTAAAACCCATGAAAGTGAAGTGAGAAGAAGTCCAATTCTTTCAAATACTTCAGGCAGGGCTTCTGTTGAAGCTGTTCACGGTTTGCAGGAAGTCTCTCCTAGATCACAGGCAATGGATCTCACTACCTCTTCATCTTGCATACCTTCTCATTCATCAAATGTACTGCAGTCAACTGGGACAGCTAATCAGGTCAATTGCAATGCAGGTGGATCACTTGAACAAACTGAGTCTTCAGTTCCTTCTACTACACCAAGTGTGAACAGATCTTTAGTAGCAGTTTTAAGTCAGTCCCCAATGGCTTTGTCAATTGTTAATACAAAGTCAACACCAAATGAGGGTTTAATTGCCTCAAGACAGCAAAATGAATTAGTGTCTGAGCATGATAAGTCCTCTGGACCTTTACATGACAAGGTAACAACACCTTACAACAAAACTGGACTAAATTCAGCCATGGATAAAACTTCTCCTCAGAAAACATTATTGCCGTCTTCGTTCATCGACCTTCATAGCACATTGACATTAAATCCCCCTTCTACCGTGACGAGTACTGCAGTTGTGAAAAGCACTGTGGCTCCAACAAAGAGTATTCCAGTTGTTAATTTATCAGAAACTAGCTACTCACCCCAGAACACTCCTATTGTAGCAAATATCACAACAGGAGCCAGTACCTCTTTGCAGAAAATGCCTCATGAACAATCTTCAAGGAGTTTGTTGCACAATGCAACTACACCAGTATCAGCACAATCAACTATACCAGCAGGTTTTATAAATCTGTCGTATCCAAACATGGCTTTGACTCCCAAAGTGGTCCATGTCACTTCACCTCTGCATTCACAACCAGTTAGGGTGATGTCATTAAATTCCAATCAGCAGGGAAAAAGTTTATCACCTGCTGCAGTTGGAAGTGTCATTAGGAATTCTGGTAAGACAATTTTTTGAATAGTCCACATGTAGTCTTAAATTGAATTAAGTAACTAAAAGCTGTGGAAGTGGTCCGTTGTCATAGGACTAATGGCAACATTCATAGCTTTGAAGTGGCTTTGAGCATGTTAGAGTGATGAAGATTAGTATTTGTGGCTTGATTTGTATTTAAAagtgataaataaaaaagaattggAAGATTGTTGTCATGTAATTTGAAATGTCAGCCTTGTATAGAGATATATATAGAGATGAACAGTTGAAACAATAGCAAACATAAAGGTCAATGTTGGCATTCTAATTGATTAATGAAgattataaataatattgcttAGGTAAATTATTCAGTAGTGAACAAGATCATTTTACTAGTATGATTTGATCCTTGATGTGAGGAATAGCTGAATTTATTGAAAGGTTATTGAAAATCTGTTGCAACGTAGGAGGTTTTTAGTAAGTCATATCGGCATTGCCTCGTCAATCAGAATTGGattatgtcaaaattcatGTAAAATGCTGTTTGGTAAGCACTCCTTCCGTGCAGTAGCTGCAATACTGTTTGTAACAGTATGAAATTATAGTACCCCCAGTACTAATACAATGGCTGGTAATAGTTATTGCATAAATCTCTCACACTAGTGCCTATTGTAAACTTTCTTCCTTGTCAGTAAATGAAGCTAATGCAAAACAAACGGGTGCCTCAACGAAAGAAATAATGAACGCAGGTATTTAAAATGAGAAGAATGgttgataatattattaatttttcggTATAATAGGATTTACATCAAATTCTTCTTCATTGTATAATgttagaaaaattaatgaataccTCCCAGTCGCATTATTACCAATGTCCTTTATCTCCTAACTCTTGATTGTTAGGATAAGAAAACAGAGAACCTGAATTTTGTCCTGCAGCATAGCATGTTAAAAAGACTTTTGAAAGCTTCCTTTCGTCTGGACCGTCCCAACTTCAAACCTTTAATGTTTTGACATTcaagagaaaattaatttttggaattacGAAATAGTGAGCCTTTTCTCAGACTAGACTGTCGTTGGAGCTGACTGCCTGCCTTAATACATAGTTCTGTGGACCCTTAACCTTTAATGAACAACTGtgatattgttttcattgaaggTGCTGGTAGGTAACACTATGTTTTGTCTTCATACAGCCATGCTTATCAGTGGTTATGTAACAGAACACCCAAACAAGGAGCAAGAAGCCCAGTGGCAGTCTTGTCTTTCAGCAATCATCACAGATTGTCACAAGAATCAGATTACATCCAGTGATGATATGCAACAGCTGGGTAAGGTTGTCTtacagcagttttcaaatgaccatggaaaaaaactaaaaaaacaataccaaagtaattacccGGGGGGAGGAGGGACTCCTACATGGAACAGACAGGGATGCTCGTccgaaattttgaatttaacccctaaaggagaccatctgggcttggctcaagctttttgtgacccctaaaggagaccaatctgggcgtggcttaagcaaatttcgacccctaaaagagaccgcttaaaaaagaagaaaaagaagaaagaagaaaatttgacttctgtttctcttcgcgtaattctgtgtttcttcatggaaccctaaacgagaccttggcagcttaaaatattggcgctttgcctggaacaccctaagcaagaccaaaatccaaaatgtACACCCCTAAGCAAGACAaagagcatccccgtctgtttcatgtATGAGTCCCCCCCCTCCCCAGGTAattactctgaccaatcacttTGTAATTTGCACTAAGAGTGGGAAAAATTGCATGTACAAGGTGTGATTGGTCGAAACACTGACGCAAGATTTTTAAGCTAATCAGTGAGCGTAGCAATCTACACCACATGCTTTAACCCTTcacgagacaattgcttaaattgtccagcaagtgtgaggatcatatcttcatttgatgcTTTAAtactttcaacagtcatttgaaaactgctctatcagACCTCAACAGCATCCTGTACAGGTCAATAACAACTAGAGCTGAAGAATAATAttaatcatcatttttttGCTGGAACAACAGTGATTGACTTGTGAACCAAATTACTTGCATTCAGGTCAAGTGATACTATTGGTCTCTCCCCTCCGGGCTTTTCAGGACTAATTTACAATGCTGTTTGGGGGACTTTAGTCAGACTGCTTATTACGCTACAATTAATTTTAGGAAGTGAAAGATGCCCCCATCCCCATAAggtcagaccacaacaccagggACTATGTCCCCTACTGTTATCGAATAGTgagtgggttctttaacgtcccataCCATTTCATTTCCAATAAGGGCtatgagacgggacctccggtttacagtccttatctgagaagacttgacAGTTTAActatttgcagatgtaattacaaaggcagcactttctcctcagttattttaagacctgagtgttggtctggccAGAGCTCGTG
This sequence is a window from Acropora palmata chromosome 9, jaAcrPala1.3, whole genome shotgun sequence. Protein-coding genes within it:
- the LOC141892922 gene encoding uncharacterized protein LOC141892922 isoform X2 encodes the protein MSRRKKNATNANNASDDTFGEWNEEERNRLTDALKRDSGENNWRWIARQVKTKTVAQVKEFASKLNTDKQPVYSRATALEQQSKSGKRPIAPKDDGPLEGWINATKRMRDENDVDGTCIPQALMKGKDNVELGVASCPSKQNERSRSQEHTGTSDNNSNGTNECENIIEDNPEDSIPFSEDVDQRESILSPAPVVVDPKLESAMKELLENQKQMIEEISLLRSRLDENLQSINGLSQTSVMDLLNKMNSRIDELYKIAPHGLCNGTVIIQTPSHANVIHKPMLDSCSSCRVDKEGERCSGSENVDNSKTHESEVRRSPILSNTSGRASVEAVHGLQEVSPRSQAMDLTTSSSCIPSHSSNVLQSTGTANQVNCNAGGSLEQTESSVPSTTPSVNRSLVAVLSQSPMALSIVNTKSTPNEGLIASRQQNELVSEHDKSSGPLHDKVTTPYNKTGLNSAMDKTSPQKTLLPSSFIDLHSTLTLNPPSTVTSTAVVKSTVAPTKSIPVVNLSETSYSPQNTPIVANITTGASTSLQKMPHEQSSRSLLHNATTPVSAQSTIPAGFINLSYPNMALTPKVVHVTSPLHSQPVRVMSLNSNQQGKSLSPAAVGSVIRNSVNEANAKQTGASTKEIMNAVSVGCNPYVTLSLFELKDMLDKAKGRPKFFALRLAERLFGIDILIKSTPYGIGNKDALHPAILDAIKVEVLKRFGANMSTEEQTLLWKGCVTSIAQRCKRARNPRRNRTSKGGLSIDDDLGPPSMAVERGMLREEHEDSQSDSEGEDEDYNLGKMMGTEKNAPPQVQIPSDDNDNRKEKMQNGDQDDVFCTGEGQGQHLVRQEKNISGHLEATGKSSVKGSESNGSKRDIPPGIDPDITVVHIPSSLQIPVGGQMKQTEKVPPPIRQSSAVSSDSDHSSANSKAEDKIVTVKAAETVHRSVAHERQNCCDSHEKVTSVTDLLRGDIMQMAQSHRLGVSPGSISVSGIKMTPDYTHVLVGGNPNVALPRQKYLDALTRSNQPTHFAVRLAELAFGDDILVASTVTGGKRGTMQLDPNVISAIQDEVAGRFLNDLSPEQQNVVWRKCVTSIATRCKTLRYNRAKAGETRDWTFHSSQDGPRFQGSFTPEKN
- the LOC141892922 gene encoding uncharacterized protein LOC141892922 isoform X1, with amino-acid sequence MSRRKKNATNANNASDDTFGEWNEEERNRLTDALKRDSGENNWRWIARQVKTKTVAQVKEFASKLNTDKQPVYSRATALEQQSKSGKRPIAPKDDGPLEGWINATKRMRDENDVDGTCIPQALMKGKDNVELGVASCPSKQNERSRSQEHTGTSDNNSNGTNECENIIEDNPEDSIPFSEDVDQRESILSPAPVVVDPKLESAMKELLENQKQMIEEISLLRSRLDENLQSINGLSQTSVMDLLNKMNSRIDELYKIAPHGLCNGTVIIQTPSHANVIHKPMLDSCSSCRVDKEGERCSGSENVDNSKTHESEVRRSPILSNTSGRASVEAVHGLQEVSPRSQAMDLTTSSSCIPSHSSNVLQSTGTANQVNCNAGGSLEQTESSVPSTTPSVNRSLVAVLSQSPMALSIVNTKSTPNEGLIASRQQNELVSEHDKSSGPLHDKVTTPYNKTGLNSAMDKTSPQKTLLPSSFIDLHSTLTLNPPSTVTSTAVVKSTVAPTKSIPVVNLSETSYSPQNTPIVANITTGASTSLQKMPHEQSSRSLLHNATTPVSAQSTIPAGFINLSYPNMALTPKVVHVTSPLHSQPVRVMSLNSNQQGKSLSPAAVGSVIRNSVNEANAKQTGASTKEIMNAAMLISGYVTEHPNKEQEAQWQSCLSAIITDCHKNQITSSDDMQQLVSVGCNPYVTLSLFELKDMLDKAKGRPKFFALRLAERLFGIDILIKSTPYGIGNKDALHPAILDAIKVEVLKRFGANMSTEEQTLLWKGCVTSIAQRCKRARNPRRNRTSKGGLSIDDDLGPPSMAVERGMLREEHEDSQSDSEGEDEDYNLGKMMGTEKNAPPQVQIPSDDNDNRKEKMQNGDQDDVFCTGEGQGQHLVRQEKNISGHLEATGKSSVKGSESNGSKRDIPPGIDPDITVVHIPSSLQIPVGGQMKQTEKVPPPIRQSSAVSSDSDHSSANSKAEDKIVTVKAAETVHRSVAHERQNCCDSHEKVTSVTDLLRGDIMQMAQSHRLGVSPGSISVSGIKMTPDYTHVLVGGNPNVALPRQKYLDALTRSNQPTHFAVRLAELAFGDDILVASTVTGGKRGTMQLDPNVISAIQDEVAGRFLNDLSPEQQNVVWRKCVTSIATRCKTLRYNRAKAGETRDWTFHSSQDGPRFQGSFTPEKN